From one Lysinibacillus sp. G4S2 genomic stretch:
- the pknB gene encoding Stk1 family PASTA domain-containing Ser/Thr kinase, which translates to MFVGKRISDRYKVKELIGGGGMSNVYLAHDMILNRDVAIKILRYDFTNEDELHRRFQREALSATSLTHPNIVSVYDVGEDGDLHYIVMEYVKGKTLKQYIQEFAPISPARSVHIMKQLTSAIADAHENHIIHRDIKPQNILMDADGNVKITDFGIAMTLSATSFTQTNSVLGTVHYLSPEQARGGTATNKSDIYALGIVLYELLTGELPFSGESAVSIALKHLQSETPSVRAFDATIPQSLENVVLKATAKDASHRYSTVEEMQGDLETVLSPKRINEPKFAIPVDNDVTKAIPIIKEPTVRKDEDLTKTRAIEPITQSKPKPEVKKPVEKTAPVKKKKKWPIYVAGLVIVAIATLLFFIFATGVFSPKKISVPDVANLTIDEATKKLEAEGFVIGEKLERNSEDIEKDKVIETDPSQGTERVKGTEVDLVVSLGIEKTKVEDYRGQQISQVRSMLKGKFLEPEISYVHSTEPEGTIIEQEPLPPEEVIAKDTSMKFKVSAGVKMVTVDNVVNYTKAQMDEYVSRKGLKWRVAREDFNDTVAAGSVISQLTKAGAEVEAGSTIAVVLSKGPAEKPVKTLVKTVVIPYEPKEEGMEQAIRIEIQDKNHTMLKPADEFTITAEKPYKIQLVIEEGQEGAYKIIRDSEIIDEKTINYDDIK; encoded by the coding sequence ATGTTTGTAGGTAAACGAATTAGTGACCGTTATAAAGTTAAAGAGCTCATTGGTGGCGGTGGTATGTCCAATGTTTATTTGGCGCACGACATGATATTAAACCGAGATGTAGCGATTAAAATATTACGCTATGATTTTACCAATGAGGATGAATTACATCGGCGTTTTCAACGTGAGGCACTTTCTGCTACAAGTCTTACACATCCAAATATTGTTAGTGTTTATGATGTAGGTGAGGATGGCGATCTGCATTATATTGTAATGGAGTATGTCAAAGGAAAAACATTAAAGCAGTACATACAGGAATTTGCACCAATTTCTCCTGCCAGAAGTGTGCATATTATGAAACAGCTAACATCTGCAATTGCCGATGCTCATGAAAATCATATTATTCATCGTGACATTAAACCTCAAAATATTTTAATGGATGCTGATGGCAATGTGAAAATAACTGATTTTGGCATCGCGATGACGCTTAGTGCAACGTCATTTACACAAACAAACTCTGTGCTTGGAACTGTGCATTATTTGTCACCAGAGCAGGCTCGTGGTGGTACAGCGACAAACAAATCTGATATTTATGCACTTGGGATTGTTTTATATGAATTATTAACAGGGGAATTGCCATTTTCAGGCGAGTCAGCTGTTTCTATCGCGCTTAAACATTTACAATCTGAAACACCGTCAGTTCGTGCCTTCGATGCTACAATTCCACAAAGCTTGGAAAACGTTGTGCTAAAAGCTACAGCAAAAGATGCTTCTCATCGTTATTCAACTGTAGAAGAAATGCAAGGTGATTTAGAGACAGTTTTATCGCCAAAACGTATTAATGAACCGAAGTTTGCCATACCGGTAGATAATGATGTGACAAAGGCTATTCCGATTATAAAAGAGCCAACTGTGCGTAAAGACGAAGATTTAACGAAGACAAGAGCAATCGAACCAATCACTCAATCAAAGCCGAAACCCGAAGTGAAGAAGCCTGTTGAAAAGACAGCACCTGTAAAGAAAAAGAAAAAATGGCCAATATATGTAGCTGGGTTAGTAATAGTAGCCATTGCTACCCTCCTGTTCTTTATATTTGCAACAGGTGTATTTAGTCCGAAAAAGATATCTGTACCTGATGTAGCTAATTTAACTATCGATGAAGCTACTAAGAAATTAGAGGCAGAAGGCTTTGTTATTGGAGAAAAGCTGGAGCGAAACTCAGAGGACATAGAAAAGGATAAAGTTATTGAAACAGATCCTTCTCAGGGTACGGAGCGTGTAAAAGGTACGGAAGTAGACTTAGTCGTTAGTCTTGGGATAGAAAAGACGAAAGTGGAAGATTATAGAGGACAACAAATTAGCCAAGTTCGATCAATGTTAAAGGGTAAATTTTTAGAGCCAGAAATTAGCTACGTACATTCTACAGAGCCAGAAGGAACAATTATTGAACAAGAGCCGCTGCCACCAGAAGAAGTAATCGCTAAAGATACATCGATGAAATTTAAGGTAAGCGCAGGTGTAAAAATGGTTACCGTAGATAATGTTGTGAATTACACGAAGGCTCAAATGGATGAGTACGTAAGTAGAAAAGGCTTAAAATGGCGTGTTGCTCGTGAAGACTTTAATGATACAGTAGCTGCTGGAAGTGTTATTTCACAATTGACAAAAGCAGGAGCAGAAGTTGAAGCAGGCTCTACAATAGCTGTTGTTTTAAGTAAAGGACCCGCTGAAAAACCTGTTAAAACTTTGGTGAAGACGGTGGTAATTCCATATGAGCCAAAAGAGGAAGGTATGGAGCAAGCCATTCGTATTGAAATTCAAGATAAAAATCATACAATGTTAAAACCAGCTGATGAATTTACAATTACGGCTGAAAAACCGTATAAAATACAGCTTGTCATAGAAGAGGGTCAAGAAGGGGCTTATAAAATTATTCGTGACTCGGAAATTATAGATGAAAAAACAATCAACTACGATGATATCAAATAA
- the rsgA gene encoding ribosome small subunit-dependent GTPase A: MAQGQIRKALSGYYYVYDGQQLIQCRGRGVFRNRGESPLVGDIVEYTLEIEGSDGTIQKIIDRQNELVRPPIANIDQGILVFSVKEPNFNTILLDRFLVVLESFHVHPIICLTKMDLLEDHEREELQSYIEDYEDMGYTVLQTYKGEEELIARLQPILKGKTSVLAGQSGVGKSTLLNTLIPDLNLKTGVISQSLGRGKHTTRHVELIEVCDGLLADTPGFSSFDFDEIEKEELGACFPEMARIADDCKFRGCLHLKEPKCAVKAAVEAGELRDYRYKHYEQFMQEIMDRKPRY; this comes from the coding sequence ATGGCGCAAGGCCAAATTCGTAAAGCACTAAGCGGTTATTATTATGTATATGATGGACAACAGCTTATACAATGTCGAGGGCGTGGGGTATTTCGCAATCGCGGAGAATCCCCACTCGTTGGCGACATTGTAGAATACACACTGGAAATAGAGGGATCGGACGGCACTATTCAAAAAATTATTGATCGCCAAAATGAATTAGTACGCCCTCCGATTGCCAATATTGATCAAGGTATTCTAGTGTTTTCTGTAAAAGAACCTAATTTTAATACAATTTTACTGGATCGTTTCTTAGTTGTTTTAGAGTCATTTCATGTTCATCCAATTATTTGTTTAACAAAGATGGATTTGCTAGAGGATCATGAACGTGAGGAATTACAAAGCTATATAGAAGATTATGAAGACATGGGGTATACTGTGCTACAAACCTATAAGGGTGAGGAAGAATTAATTGCACGCTTGCAACCCATATTAAAAGGGAAAACATCTGTTTTAGCAGGACAATCTGGAGTGGGAAAATCCACATTACTTAATACATTAATTCCAGATTTAAATTTAAAAACAGGCGTTATTTCACAAAGCTTAGGGCGCGGAAAACATACGACTCGCCACGTCGAATTAATCGAAGTATGCGATGGTTTATTAGCAGATACACCAGGATTTAGTTCATTTGATTTTGATGAAATAGAAAAAGAAGAGTTAGGTGCATGCTTCCCAGAAATGGCCCGAATTGCAGATGATTGTAAATTCAGAGGCTGTTTACACTTAAAGGAACCGAAATGTGCGGTAAAGGCAGCGGTAGAAGCTGGAGAACTTCGTGACTACCGCTATAAGCACTATGAACAATTTATGCAAGAAATTATGGATCGAAAGCCGAGGTATTAA
- the rpe gene encoding ribulose-phosphate 3-epimerase translates to MIQIAPSILAANFAKLGEEVKEVEKAGAQLIHIDVMDGHFVPNISFGSIVLDAIRPLTDLPLDVHLMIENPDQYIEQFAKAGADYITVHVEACRHLHRTIQLIRSYGVKPGVVLNPHTPIESIQHILEDIDMVLFMTVNPGFGGQKFIHSVIPKIEALAAIIKERNLDIAIEIDGGINAETIIPCAQAGATIFVAGSAIYSKEDRTAALQEILAAGEAAIKG, encoded by the coding sequence ATGATACAAATAGCACCATCAATTTTAGCAGCCAACTTTGCTAAATTAGGAGAAGAAGTAAAGGAAGTAGAAAAAGCGGGTGCACAGCTTATTCATATTGATGTTATGGATGGTCATTTTGTGCCGAATATTTCATTTGGATCGATCGTATTAGACGCCATTCGTCCTTTAACTGATTTACCATTGGATGTTCATTTAATGATTGAAAATCCTGATCAGTATATTGAACAATTTGCAAAAGCAGGGGCAGACTATATTACAGTGCATGTAGAGGCTTGCCGCCATTTACACCGTACAATTCAATTAATTCGTTCGTACGGAGTCAAACCTGGTGTTGTATTAAATCCACATACACCAATAGAATCAATTCAACATATTTTAGAGGATATTGATATGGTGTTGTTCATGACTGTGAATCCAGGCTTTGGTGGGCAAAAATTCATTCATTCTGTAATACCAAAAATTGAAGCATTAGCAGCAATTATTAAAGAACGTAATCTTGATATTGCTATAGAAATCGACGGTGGTATTAATGCCGAGACTATTATTCCATGTGCACAAGCAGGAGCCACAATTTTTGTAGCTGGTTCAGCTATTTATAGTAAAGAAGATCGTACAGCGGCACTTCAGGAAATTTTAGCTGCTGGTGAGGCAGCGATTAAAGGATGA
- a CDS encoding thiamine diphosphokinase — MTVVVVCAGGPKEELCSFSPFKEKSDVLFIGADRGALYLIEQGITPHAIVGDFDSLSQEEYELVMAHTNDRQRFQEEKDETDTDLAILKALTYTPLEIVLTGVTGGRLDHYEAAVRSMYRFQKEHPQVVLKIINHANMLQFLMPGKHNIEADEQYRYLSFFAHEEPIKDVTLRQVKYETTNEEISLGTSRFTSNEIIGNSGSISFTQGICLMIRSID, encoded by the coding sequence ATGACAGTAGTCGTAGTTTGTGCTGGTGGACCAAAAGAGGAACTCTGTTCGTTTAGTCCATTTAAAGAGAAAAGTGATGTGTTATTTATCGGAGCTGACCGAGGAGCACTTTATTTAATCGAGCAAGGAATCACACCACATGCCATCGTAGGAGATTTTGACTCACTTTCGCAAGAGGAATACGAACTGGTGATGGCACATACAAATGATAGACAACGATTTCAGGAAGAAAAAGATGAAACAGATACGGACCTAGCGATATTAAAAGCCTTGACCTATACACCGCTAGAAATTGTACTGACAGGTGTTACAGGTGGGCGCTTAGACCATTATGAGGCAGCAGTCCGTTCGATGTATCGCTTCCAAAAAGAGCATCCACAAGTAGTATTGAAGATTATTAATCACGCAAATATGTTGCAATTTTTAATGCCAGGCAAACACAACATTGAAGCAGACGAGCAATATCGTTATTTGTCTTTTTTTGCACATGAAGAGCCAATTAAAGATGTGACATTAAGGCAAGTAAAATATGAAACAACAAATGAAGAAATTTCTTTAGGGACATCCCGCTTTACAAGTAATGAAATAATAGGTAATTCAGGGTCTATATCTTTCACGCAAGGCATATGTTTAATGATAAGAAGCATAGATTAG
- the spoVM gene encoding stage V sporulation protein SpoVM — protein sequence MKVYTFQLPKFVSSITRTCINLFKKEKKVKKSD from the coding sequence CTGAAAGTATATACATTCCAGCTACCGAAATTTGTGAGTAGTATTACGCGCACATGTATCAATCTTTTTAAAAAAGAAAAGAAAGTAAAAAAATCCGACTAA
- the rpmB gene encoding 50S ribosomal protein L28 — protein MPKQCVITGRKARTGNNRSHAMNANKRTWGANLQKVRILVDGKPKRVWVSARALKSGKIERV, from the coding sequence ATGCCAAAACAATGTGTAATCACTGGACGTAAAGCTCGTACTGGTAACAACCGTTCCCACGCTATGAACGCTAACAAACGTACTTGGGGTGCTAACCTTCAAAAAGTTCGTATCTTAGTAGACGGTAAACCAAAACGTGTATGGGTTTCTGCTCGTGCATTAAAATCAGGTAAAATTGAGCGCGTTTAA
- a CDS encoding IclR family transcriptional regulator, with protein MQLLERAMTIAKVLASEASENSLSISELSAKCNLPLSTLHRILKAMIKEGMIEQDDQTKQYRLGTIWMELGLQVYDTMDYISKIRPELERLAREVEESVYLSKPAGLDTIIIERIDSAANPIRIYDQLGIRIPMHIGAANKAILAAMPVSQANEIIKQLIPQEEIAELEAQLNQIRLQGFAISHGEKTAGTSSIAVSILNGFNEIVGAVSIGFVSFNVSEEHINTLTAHLVETGKHVSMKLGYREK; from the coding sequence ATGCAATTATTAGAACGAGCTATGACAATTGCCAAAGTTTTGGCTTCTGAAGCAAGTGAAAACAGCTTGTCCATTTCAGAGCTTTCGGCAAAATGTAATTTGCCACTTAGTACATTACATAGAATTTTAAAAGCGATGATTAAGGAAGGAATGATTGAGCAAGACGATCAAACGAAACAATATCGACTTGGTACAATATGGATGGAGCTTGGCCTACAAGTGTATGATACGATGGACTACATTAGTAAAATTAGGCCAGAATTAGAGCGTTTAGCTAGAGAGGTCGAGGAAAGTGTCTATTTAAGTAAGCCTGCTGGTTTAGATACGATCATTATCGAAAGAATAGACAGTGCAGCTAATCCAATTCGCATTTATGATCAGTTAGGGATTCGTATACCGATGCATATTGGCGCTGCAAATAAGGCCATTTTAGCCGCAATGCCTGTTTCTCAAGCAAATGAAATTATTAAACAGCTCATTCCACAAGAAGAAATCGCTGAATTAGAGGCACAGCTTAATCAAATTAGACTACAGGGATTTGCCATAAGTCATGGGGAGAAAACAGCCGGAACATCCTCCATTGCAGTTTCCATTTTAAATGGTTTTAATGAAATAGTAGGTGCTGTAAGTATAGGTTTTGTTAGCTTTAACGTTTCTGAGGAACATATTAATACCCTTACCGCGCATTTGGTGGAAACTGGAAAACATGTTTCTATGAAGCTTGGCTATCGAGAAAAATAA
- a CDS encoding arginine deiminase family protein, whose amino-acid sequence MHYCSSMYAPLKHVIVKHPKDAFRGQEHLSDEWKTFNYLSEPNYNEALREYAEFTSILEKYVEKIDYLPESEEVGLDSLYAHDPVKFTPKGAIILKSGKKLRQPEAAVYKAFLQEKGIPVIGELTGDAVSDGGDIVWLDDRTLVVGRGYRTNDEAIRQLKDMTADIVDEFIVVQLPHDLGEAECLHLMSFISMVDKDLAVVHSRLMPVFFRQMLIDRGIQLVEVPKDEYDALGCNVLALAPRVCIIPNGNPMTKQQLLEASATVYEYKGNEITVKGTGGPTCLTCPVVRG is encoded by the coding sequence ATGCATTATTGTTCATCAATGTATGCACCTTTGAAACACGTAATAGTAAAACATCCAAAAGATGCTTTCCGAGGTCAAGAGCATCTTAGTGATGAATGGAAAACATTTAATTACTTATCAGAACCTAACTATAATGAGGCTCTTAGAGAATATGCTGAATTTACTAGCATTCTCGAAAAATATGTTGAAAAAATTGATTATCTACCAGAGTCAGAAGAAGTAGGGTTGGATTCGCTATATGCACATGACCCTGTCAAATTTACACCAAAAGGGGCTATTATCTTAAAATCTGGAAAAAAATTAAGACAGCCAGAAGCAGCTGTTTATAAAGCATTTTTACAAGAAAAGGGCATTCCAGTAATCGGTGAATTGACTGGAGATGCTGTTTCAGATGGTGGCGATATTGTTTGGCTTGATGACCGTACACTTGTTGTAGGTCGAGGCTATCGAACGAATGATGAAGCGATTCGTCAGCTAAAGGACATGACGGCGGATATTGTCGATGAATTCATTGTTGTCCAGCTACCCCATGATTTAGGTGAAGCAGAATGTTTACACTTAATGTCCTTTATTAGTATGGTGGACAAGGATTTAGCAGTTGTACATTCACGATTAATGCCAGTCTTTTTCCGTCAGATGTTAATCGATCGAGGTATTCAATTAGTTGAAGTACCGAAAGATGAATATGATGCGCTAGGCTGTAACGTCTTAGCACTTGCACCTAGAGTGTGTATTATTCCAAATGGAAATCCAATGACAAAGCAACAATTACTTGAAGCAAGCGCAACAGTTTATGAATATAAAGGAAATGAAATTACGGTAAAAGGAACAGGTGGACCAACATGTCTAACTTGTCCAGTAGTAAGAGGATAA
- a CDS encoding arginine deiminase family protein, translating to MFKNVIVKNPGNSYVNGLTTSDLGKPILEKLFEQHEKYVEALKKCGVEVTQLPANEAFPDSTFVEDTSVLTAEFAIISNPGAEARNREIEDIEPAVKKFYEKLYYIEGPGTLDGGDVLQAEKKFYVGISDRTNEEGARQFKEIIEKEGYEATIIPLKEFFHLKTGIAYVGENRMVLAGEFINHPAFESYEKIIIPKEDEYSANCIQVNDYVIIPAGYPETNRKLKDLGYQTIELEMSEFRKHDGGLSCLSLRF from the coding sequence ATGTTTAAAAATGTGATAGTAAAAAATCCAGGAAATAGTTATGTAAACGGTTTAACAACTAGTGACTTAGGAAAACCAATTTTAGAAAAATTATTTGAGCAGCATGAAAAATATGTAGAAGCTTTAAAGAAATGTGGCGTCGAGGTTACACAGCTTCCAGCGAATGAGGCTTTTCCAGATTCGACATTCGTAGAGGATACAAGTGTATTAACAGCTGAATTTGCCATTATTTCAAACCCTGGGGCAGAAGCACGTAATCGTGAGATTGAGGACATTGAACCGGCTGTTAAAAAATTCTATGAAAAATTATATTATATCGAAGGCCCAGGAACACTTGATGGCGGAGATGTATTACAGGCAGAAAAGAAATTTTATGTCGGCATTTCTGATCGTACGAATGAAGAAGGAGCACGACAATTCAAAGAAATCATTGAAAAAGAAGGCTATGAGGCAACGATTATTCCGTTAAAAGAATTTTTCCATTTAAAGACGGGTATCGCCTATGTTGGTGAAAATCGTATGGTGCTAGCAGGTGAGTTCATCAATCATCCTGCGTTCGAATCCTATGAAAAAATTATTATTCCTAAAGAAGATGAGTATTCAGCAAACTGTATTCAAGTGAACGATTATGTCATTATTCCAGCTGGTTACCCAGAAACAAATCGTAAATTAAAGGATTTAGGCTATCAAACAATTGAGCTTGAAATGTCTGAATTTAGAAAACATGATGGTGGGTTAAGCTGCTTGTCATTACGTTTTTAG
- a CDS encoding amino acid permease — MLSKGEQRQDNQLNRSMKSRHLLMLSLGGVIGTGLFLNVGYTINQAGPGGALIGYIFGGLILYMVMNCLGELAVYMPVTGSFQTYATRFISPSAGFSLGWMYFVGSAATAGVEFTAAGILMQHWFPNVPIWIWCAVFMVLLFTLNALTTRGFAEAEFWFASIKVIAVIAFIVIGAAAIFGLIPLADRPTPHFTNLAPSGLFPAGISIIFVTMMNVIFSYQGSELVGIAAGETENPEKNIPRAIRTILFRIIVFYIASIIVLSAIFPASELGLLESPFVTLMNLAGVPYAAGIMNFVILTAILSVGNSCLYASTRLLWSMSKEGMAPKLFGRLTKNKVPLNALIFTMLFSLLSLLTSVMEADAVFVLLMSIAGISVTISWMGICASQLMFRYRYVKAGGNVADLKFKTPFYPLIPVFCIIFCMLILVFLAFDPTQRIGLLYGIGFFIACMIFYKFKLSKTNTVSSEIEIKNEESLDIH; from the coding sequence ATGTTGAGTAAAGGGGAACAACGGCAAGATAATCAATTAAACCGTTCAATGAAGAGTCGCCATTTATTAATGCTATCACTCGGTGGAGTTATTGGGACAGGATTGTTTTTAAATGTTGGCTATACAATTAATCAGGCAGGTCCAGGTGGAGCGTTAATTGGTTATATATTCGGTGGTTTAATATTGTATATGGTAATGAATTGTCTTGGGGAATTAGCTGTTTATATGCCTGTAACGGGTTCTTTTCAAACTTATGCAACACGTTTTATTAGTCCTTCAGCAGGCTTTTCTTTAGGGTGGATGTATTTTGTTGGATCAGCTGCCACAGCAGGGGTAGAATTTACAGCGGCGGGAATTTTGATGCAACATTGGTTCCCAAATGTCCCTATTTGGATATGGTGTGCCGTATTCATGGTGCTGTTATTTACCTTAAATGCATTAACAACTAGAGGATTTGCAGAAGCGGAATTCTGGTTTGCAAGTATTAAAGTCATTGCGGTGATTGCTTTTATCGTCATAGGAGCGGCAGCAATCTTTGGATTGATTCCATTAGCTGATCGTCCAACACCACATTTTACGAATTTAGCACCATCTGGTTTATTCCCAGCAGGTATTTCAATTATATTTGTCACAATGATGAATGTTATCTTTTCTTATCAAGGATCTGAACTTGTCGGTATTGCAGCAGGAGAAACTGAAAATCCTGAAAAAAATATTCCGCGGGCAATACGCACAATTCTGTTTAGGATTATTGTTTTCTATATTGCTTCTATTATTGTTTTATCTGCTATATTCCCGGCATCGGAGCTTGGACTACTGGAAAGTCCATTTGTCACTTTAATGAATTTAGCTGGCGTTCCATATGCGGCTGGTATCATGAATTTTGTTATTCTAACTGCGATATTATCAGTAGGTAACTCGTGTCTATATGCTTCAACACGTTTACTATGGTCGATGTCAAAAGAGGGAATGGCTCCTAAATTATTCGGACGACTAACGAAAAATAAAGTGCCATTAAATGCACTTATTTTCACGATGCTTTTCTCGCTGCTTTCTTTATTAACGAGCGTAATGGAAGCAGATGCAGTATTTGTTTTACTCATGTCTATTGCAGGAATTTCTGTAACTATTTCGTGGATGGGAATTTGTGCATCTCAATTGATGTTCCGATATCGTTATGTGAAAGCGGGAGGGAATGTGGCTGATTTAAAATTTAAAACGCCATTTTATCCATTGATTCCGGTGTTCTGTATTATTTTTTGTATGCTAATTCTAGTCTTTTTAGCGTTTGACCCAACACAAAGAATTGGTTTACTATACGGTATTGGATTCTTTATTGCTTGCATGATTTTCTATAAATTTAAATTGAGTAAAACGAATACAGTTTCTTCTGAGATTGAAATAAAAAATGAGGAATCACTTGATATACATTGA
- a CDS encoding M20/M25/M40 family metallo-hydrolase translates to MNVYLWNTPEKLRALLCELVSWESRTLTKGENEFAYKLKNSLQALSYFQNNPEFIALHDAGLGRNAVTALYKHPNATETVVLISHFDTVHTEEYGELEPLAFYPEELTKKLMEPKYKKDLPDAARIDLESGNYLFGRGTMDMKMGLALHMQLIEKASIEEWPINLILTAVPDEEVNSAGMRAAVVELVRLREQHGLAYKLFLNSEPSFSQGPADTNEYIYSGTIGKIMPATLFYGKETHVGEPLKGMTANYIASYMTQHMEWNPIFRETDLGESTPLPVSLQLKDLKMEYSTQTPYRAAALYNVFLLKRTASEVMDIFEQVALEAMSACNEQYKQICEREKVKGVGEVKVLRYEMLLEHAINKLGAKEVNLIKSQVLENSTWDDREKSIRIVDQLMIRCQELTPATVLLFAPPYYPAINSSNHPLVIQSIELMKKTAKTFDIEVEQIHYFNGICDLSYVNYSDGSNEWTAFECNTPVWGDTYSIPFEAMSELQGPVLNVGPFGKDAHQKTERLHVDSAFKEMPVMIDTLIKSLF, encoded by the coding sequence ATGAATGTTTATCTTTGGAACACACCTGAAAAACTACGCGCACTATTATGTGAACTTGTCAGTTGGGAAAGTAGGACGTTAACGAAAGGTGAAAATGAGTTTGCCTATAAATTAAAAAATTCATTGCAAGCGCTTTCTTATTTTCAAAATAATCCAGAATTTATTGCATTACATGATGCGGGTCTTGGACGCAATGCTGTAACTGCTTTGTACAAGCACCCAAATGCGACAGAAACGGTCGTGTTAATAAGTCATTTTGATACTGTTCATACTGAAGAATATGGTGAGCTAGAGCCATTAGCCTTCTACCCTGAAGAGTTGACAAAAAAGCTAATGGAACCTAAATATAAAAAAGATTTACCAGATGCGGCAAGAATTGATTTAGAATCAGGCAACTACTTATTTGGTCGTGGGACGATGGATATGAAAATGGGGCTTGCTTTGCATATGCAGCTGATTGAAAAGGCAAGTATCGAAGAGTGGCCAATTAATCTTATTTTAACGGCGGTGCCTGATGAAGAAGTGAACTCTGCTGGGATGCGTGCAGCAGTTGTTGAGCTTGTAAGACTTCGTGAACAGCATGGATTAGCTTATAAACTATTTTTAAATAGTGAGCCTTCTTTTTCACAAGGTCCAGCTGATACCAATGAATATATTTATTCAGGAACGATTGGTAAAATTATGCCTGCTACCTTATTTTATGGAAAAGAGACACATGTGGGTGAGCCGCTAAAAGGAATGACAGCAAATTATATTGCTTCATACATGACACAGCATATGGAGTGGAATCCAATTTTCCGTGAAACAGATCTTGGTGAAAGTACGCCATTACCCGTATCCTTACAATTAAAAGATTTGAAAATGGAGTACTCTACACAAACGCCATATCGTGCAGCAGCTCTTTATAATGTGTTTTTATTAAAGCGCACAGCATCTGAAGTAATGGATATTTTTGAACAAGTTGCATTGGAGGCAATGTCAGCTTGTAATGAGCAATATAAGCAAATTTGTGAGCGAGAAAAGGTAAAGGGTGTAGGTGAAGTAAAAGTACTTCGTTATGAAATGCTTTTAGAGCATGCGATCAATAAATTAGGAGCAAAAGAAGTAAATTTAATAAAAAGTCAAGTTCTTGAAAATAGTACTTGGGATGATCGAGAAAAATCTATTCGCATCGTGGATCAGTTAATGATCCGTTGCCAGGAACTAACGCCAGCAACAGTGCTATTATTTGCACCGCCTTACTATCCGGCGATCAACTCATCCAATCATCCACTTGTCATTCAATCGATAGAATTAATGAAGAAAACGGCGAAAACATTTGATATCGAGGTTGAGCAAATTCACTATTTTAATGGTATTTGCGATTTAAGTTATGTCAATTACTCAGATGGCTCAAATGAATGGACTGCATTTGAGTGCAACACGCCTGTATGGGGAGATACGTATAGCATCCCATTTGAAGCAATGTCCGAATTACAAGGCCCCGTTTTAAATGTTGGACCTTTTGGAAAGGATGCACATCAAAAAACAGAAAGACTACACGTGGATAGTGCTTTTAAGGAAATGCCAGTGATGATTGACACGCTTATTAAAAGTCTATTTTAA